TTATAACCACATTCAAGTGCACCGCAGCATGCCGAAATTGCTGTTTTCGTTGCTCACCCGCAAGGACCGAATCATTGCCGCTCGAATCCATCAGGAGGATAATCAACGAGGCTGCAATCATACCTGAAATTAATGTGATAGTCTTCACCGGCGGCGAATGCTTCATAGAAAGAACAAAGCTCATTGAGTCAATCAATCATGCCAGCAGCCGCGGTTATATCACACGATGCGTCAGCAATGCCTACTGGGCAACGGACATTGTTGCTGCAAAAAAAAGTATAGCTGAGCTCAAAGAAGCGGGTCTCGCTGAAATAAACTTCAGCGTAGGCGACAATCATCTCAAATTCGTGCCTATGCGAAACGTCAGGAATGCTGCGGTCGCAGCCTGTGAGGCCGGGCTGACTACGGTCATCAACATCGAGCTCTTCAATGGATCCAGGCACAGGAATAAGCTTGAATCGGTTTTCACTGACCTGCGGCGGTCGTTCTCGAAGCTTATTGTCAATTGCGGCCTCTGGATCGACAGAGGCGATGATATCAGAATAAGGCATCATAAGAAATATTCGCTGACAAATGATGTTCGCGCGAGGGGGTGCAAATCCATCATCTCATCCCTCTCTGTCACTCCGGATGAAAAGTTGCTTGCGTGCTGCGGCCTGCTTGTCGAGGACGTGCCTGAAATGGTGTTGGGCGATCTCAAGAAAATGTCACTCTCTGATCTCGTCAACGGACAGAGAGAAGATCTATTGAAGTGCTGGATACACCTTGAAGGTCCGCAGGCGGTGCTGGATTCCACGAGGTCCTTTGATCGCAGCATCAGACTCAAGGACACATACGTGCATCCGTGTCAGGCCTGCAGAGACCTGTATAAACTGAAAAACAGAGATGCTGTTGTCAAGGCATGCAGTGAAGCGGCACCCAAGATATACGACAGGCTCCTTGCAGTTGAGAGGTTCAATGAATGCTTCGCAGGGATCAAAGGGACGACACCAATGAGCTCGGAAAGCCGTCAAAACAGGGAGGCGCTTAATGGGTAATATCTATACGGTATCGATCAGTGCGCAAGGCGGATTTGCTGTCTCCAGTGAAGTGAAGACCCCTGAGGATGAGAGCTTCAAAGTCCTTGTGGATGAAAATACGCATAGGAGGATTGTGAGGTACTATGCTGAGATGGATTCAGCTGCTGAGAGGCT
This region of Pseudomonadota bacterium genomic DNA includes:
- a CDS encoding radical SAM protein: MTKPPDHDHYTRPLIKPRLLSFITTFKCTAACRNCCFRCSPARTESLPLESIRRIINEAAIIPEINVIVFTGGECFIERTKLIESINHASSRGYITRCVSNAYWATDIVAAKKSIAELKEAGLAEINFSVGDNHLKFVPMRNVRNAAVAACEAGLTTVINIELFNGSRHRNKLESVFTDLRRSFSKLIVNCGLWIDRGDDIRIRHHKKYSLTNDVRARGCKSIISSLSVTPDEKLLACCGLLVEDVPEMVLGDLKKMSLSDLVNGQREDLLKCWIHLEGPQAVLDSTRSFDRSIRLKDTYVHPCQACRDLYKLKNRDAVVKACSEAAPKIYDRLLAVERFNECFAGIKGTTPMSSESRQNREALNG